Proteins encoded together in one Triticum dicoccoides isolate Atlit2015 ecotype Zavitan chromosome 7B, WEW_v2.0, whole genome shotgun sequence window:
- the LOC119341683 gene encoding uncharacterized protein LOC119341683, with protein sequence MDAAVSLHHHGALPAAAASLQPHHHHRALHLRHPPPASSISARLTVTAPPRRSSSSSSVSAAPPAHPARASTKTITSSRAATGYAAALADASLRAGTLPGAARHARALLRRLKEPPRGQRLEEPDARVGALVRLLVGKGKAGMVADVMAEFAALCDHLLAPPPSSASSSKRAQCAPAY encoded by the coding sequence ATGGACGCGGCCGTGTCCCTGCACCACCACGGGGcgctccccgccgccgcagcctccctccagccccaccaccaccaccgcgcGCTCCACCTCAGGCACCCGCCTCCGGCCTCCTCCATCTCCGCGCGCCTGACCGtgaccgcgccgccccgccgctcctcctcctcctcgtctgtcTCCGCCGCTCCGCCGGCGCACCCGGCGCGTGCCAGCACCAAAACCATCACCAGCAGCCGCGCCGCCACGGGCTACGCGGCCGCGCTAGCCGACGCGTCGCTCCGCGCGGGCACGCTGCCCGGGGCCGCCCGCCACGCGCGCGCCCTGCTCCGGCGCCTGAAGGAGCCTCCCCGCGGGCAGCGCCTGGAGGAGCCCGACGCGCGGGTGGGCGCGCTGGTGCGGCTGCTCGTCGGCAAGGGCAAGGCCGGCATGGTCGCCGACGTCATGGCCGAGTTCGCCGCCCTCTGCGACCACCTGCTCGCCCCGCCGCCGTCTTCAGCCTCGTCGAGCAAGCGCGCCCAGTGCGCCCCCGCCTACTAG
- the LOC119342227 gene encoding FCS-Like Zinc finger 5-like, with translation MGEVASTAAAASLSSSSSLLMAATAVKGDEERYVMVASRFFRVKPGAAARHHFLDSCFLCKRSISRDRDIFMYKGDAAFCGEECRQDQMAMDEALHAAARRHRKQAAAEQAAGTARREAAGATTASMVHRRPTIANLGAVARTPVAAS, from the exons ATGGGAGAGGTCGCCTCCACCGCAGCGGCGGCGTCGctctcgtcgtcgtcctcgctgcTGATGGCTGCGACGGCCGTCAAGGGGGACGAGGAGCGGTACGTCATGGTGGCGTCGAGGTTCTTCCGGGTGAAGCCGGGCGCTGCTGCCCGCCACCACTTCCTCGACTCGTGCTTCCTCTGCAAGAGGAGCATCTCCCGCGACCGCGACATCTTCATGTACAA GGGTGACGCGGCGTTCTGCGGCGAGGAGTGCAGGCAGGACCAGATGGCCATGGACGAGGCGCTCCACGCGGCGGCGCGCCGGCACCGCAAGCAGGCCGCGGCCGAGCAGGCTGCCGGCACCGCGCGCCGCGAGGCGGCGGGCGCGACGACGGCGTCGATGGTGCACCGCCGGCCGACCATCGCCAACCTCGGCGCGGTGGCGCGCACTCCCGTGGCCGCCAGCTAA
- the LOC119341681 gene encoding ATPase family AAA domain-containing protein 1-like isoform X3, whose translation MRSTDSSSRFVQELVLYAASAALSCLVLFAGLRQLDPNRESSKKALQHKKEIAKRLGRPLISTTPYEDVIACDVINPDEIDVEFESVGGLDEVKQALYELVILPLRRPELFAYGKLLSPQKGVLLYGPPGTGKTMLAKAIAKESGAVFINVRISNLMSKWFGDAQKLVSAVFSLANKLQPAIIFIDEVDSFLGQRRNTDHEALTNMKTEFMSLWDGFTTDQNARVMVLAATNRPSELDEAILRRFTQIFEIGVPARSERSKILEVILKGENIESNIDYDYIASLCEGFTGSDILELCKQAAFYPIREILNSEKDGTRANSPRPLRQSDLEKALSTSRKGKKAASGATSGLQSPVWIRPSDPEDDQVQNSIHTEEMCPSIIIIPWFKNTVRSFHII comes from the exons ATGAGGTCGACGGACTCCTCGTCGCGGTTCGTGCAGGAGCTGGTGCTGTACGCGGCGAGCGCGGCGCTCAGCTGCCTCGTCCTCTTCGCCGGCCTCCGCCAGCTCGACCCCAACCGCGAGTCCTCCAAGAAGGCGCTCCAGCACAAGAAGGAGATCGCCAAGCGCCTCGGCAGGCCCCTCATCTCCACCACCCCCTACGAG GATGTGATTGCGTGCGACGTCATCAACCCCGACGAGATCGACGTCGAGTTCGAGTCCGTCGGCGGCCTCGACGAGGTCAAGCAGGCGCTCTACGAGCTCGTCATCCTGCCCCTGCGCCGCCCCGAGCTCTTCGCCTACGGCAAGCTCCTCAGCCCGCAGAAGGGGGTGCTCCTCTACGGCCCGCCCGGGACCGGCAAGACCATGCTGGCCAAAGCCATCGCCAAGGAGTCGGGCGCCGTCTTCATCAACGTCAGGATATCCAATCTCATGAGCAAGTGGTTCGGCGACGCCCAGAAGCTCG TGTCTGCCGTATTTAGTCTCGCCAACAAGCTTCAGCCCGCCATTATCTTCATCGATGAGGTTGATAGTTTCTTGGGACAGCGCCGGAACACAGACCATGAAGCTTTGACTAATATGAAGACAGAGTTCATGTCTCTTTGGGACGGTTTCACCACCGATC AGAATGCTCGTGTGATGGTGCTTGCTGCTACAAACAGACCTTCTGAGCTAGATGAGGCCATCCTCAGGCGCTTCACGCAGATATTTGAAATTGGGGTTCCTGCTCGCAGTGAAAGAAGCAAGATACTTGAGGTTATATTGAAGGGAGAAAATATCGAGTCTAACATTGATTATGATTACATTGCCAGTTTGTGTGAGGGCTTTACTGGGTCAGACATCCTAGAACTGTGCAAGCAGGCTGCATTCTATCCTATCAGGGAGATTTTGAACAGCGAGAAAGATGGGACAAGAGCAAAT AGTCCAAGACCCTTGAGGCAATCGGACCTGGAGAAAGCTTTGTCAACATCTAGAAAGGGAAAGAAGGCCGCAAGCGGTGCGACATCGGGTCTCCAGTCACCTGTGTGGATCCGGCCATCGGATCCCGAAGATGACCAGGTACAGA ACTCTATACATACTGAAGAAATGTGCCCTTCCATCATCATCATTCCATGGTTCAAAAATACCGTCCGTTCTTTTCATATCATCTGA
- the LOC119341681 gene encoding ATPase family AAA domain-containing protein 1-like isoform X2: protein MRSTDSSSRFVQELVLYAASAALSCLVLFAGLRQLDPNRESSKKALQHKKEIAKRLGRPLISTTPYEDVIACDVINPDEIDVEFESVGGLDEVKQALYELVILPLRRPELFAYGKLLSPQKGVLLYGPPGTGKTMLAKAIAKESGAVFINVRISNLMSKWFGDAQKLVSAVFSLANKLQPAIIFIDEVDSFLGQRRNTDHEALTNMKTEFMSLWDGFTTDQNARVMVLAATNRPSELDEAILRRFTQIFEIGVPARSERSKILEVILKGENIESNIDYDYIASLCEGFTGSDILELCKQAAFYPIREILNSEKDGTRANSPRPLRQSDLEKALSTSRKGKKAASGATSGLQSPVWIRPSDPEDDQISEKSAVE, encoded by the exons ATGAGGTCGACGGACTCCTCGTCGCGGTTCGTGCAGGAGCTGGTGCTGTACGCGGCGAGCGCGGCGCTCAGCTGCCTCGTCCTCTTCGCCGGCCTCCGCCAGCTCGACCCCAACCGCGAGTCCTCCAAGAAGGCGCTCCAGCACAAGAAGGAGATCGCCAAGCGCCTCGGCAGGCCCCTCATCTCCACCACCCCCTACGAG GATGTGATTGCGTGCGACGTCATCAACCCCGACGAGATCGACGTCGAGTTCGAGTCCGTCGGCGGCCTCGACGAGGTCAAGCAGGCGCTCTACGAGCTCGTCATCCTGCCCCTGCGCCGCCCCGAGCTCTTCGCCTACGGCAAGCTCCTCAGCCCGCAGAAGGGGGTGCTCCTCTACGGCCCGCCCGGGACCGGCAAGACCATGCTGGCCAAAGCCATCGCCAAGGAGTCGGGCGCCGTCTTCATCAACGTCAGGATATCCAATCTCATGAGCAAGTGGTTCGGCGACGCCCAGAAGCTCG TGTCTGCCGTATTTAGTCTCGCCAACAAGCTTCAGCCCGCCATTATCTTCATCGATGAGGTTGATAGTTTCTTGGGACAGCGCCGGAACACAGACCATGAAGCTTTGACTAATATGAAGACAGAGTTCATGTCTCTTTGGGACGGTTTCACCACCGATC AGAATGCTCGTGTGATGGTGCTTGCTGCTACAAACAGACCTTCTGAGCTAGATGAGGCCATCCTCAGGCGCTTCACGCAGATATTTGAAATTGGGGTTCCTGCTCGCAGTGAAAGAAGCAAGATACTTGAGGTTATATTGAAGGGAGAAAATATCGAGTCTAACATTGATTATGATTACATTGCCAGTTTGTGTGAGGGCTTTACTGGGTCAGACATCCTAGAACTGTGCAAGCAGGCTGCATTCTATCCTATCAGGGAGATTTTGAACAGCGAGAAAGATGGGACAAGAGCAAAT AGTCCAAGACCCTTGAGGCAATCGGACCTGGAGAAAGCTTTGTCAACATCTAGAAAGGGAAAGAAGGCCGCAAGCGGTGCGACATCGGGTCTCCAGTCACCTGTGTGGATCCGGCCATCGGATCCCGAAGATGACCAG ATCTCTGAAAAATCCGCAGTGGAGTAA
- the LOC119341681 gene encoding ATPase family AAA domain-containing protein 1-like isoform X1, translating into MRSTDSSSRFVQELVLYAASAALSCLVLFAGLRQLDPNRESSKKALQHKKEIAKRLGRPLISTTPYEDVIACDVINPDEIDVEFESVGGLDEVKQALYELVILPLRRPELFAYGKLLSPQKGVLLYGPPGTGKTMLAKAIAKESGAVFINVRISNLMSKWFGDAQKLVSAVFSLANKLQPAIIFIDEVDSFLGQRRNTDHEALTNMKTEFMSLWDGFTTDQNARVMVLAATNRPSELDEAILRRFTQIFEIGVPARSERSKILEVILKGENIESNIDYDYIASLCEGFTGSDILELCKQAAFYPIREILNSEKDGTRANSPRPLRQSDLEKALSTSRKGKKAASGATSGLQSPVWIRPSDPEDDQVQSAIFEISKLMSRIVQNSQSEPQEPSSP; encoded by the exons ATGAGGTCGACGGACTCCTCGTCGCGGTTCGTGCAGGAGCTGGTGCTGTACGCGGCGAGCGCGGCGCTCAGCTGCCTCGTCCTCTTCGCCGGCCTCCGCCAGCTCGACCCCAACCGCGAGTCCTCCAAGAAGGCGCTCCAGCACAAGAAGGAGATCGCCAAGCGCCTCGGCAGGCCCCTCATCTCCACCACCCCCTACGAG GATGTGATTGCGTGCGACGTCATCAACCCCGACGAGATCGACGTCGAGTTCGAGTCCGTCGGCGGCCTCGACGAGGTCAAGCAGGCGCTCTACGAGCTCGTCATCCTGCCCCTGCGCCGCCCCGAGCTCTTCGCCTACGGCAAGCTCCTCAGCCCGCAGAAGGGGGTGCTCCTCTACGGCCCGCCCGGGACCGGCAAGACCATGCTGGCCAAAGCCATCGCCAAGGAGTCGGGCGCCGTCTTCATCAACGTCAGGATATCCAATCTCATGAGCAAGTGGTTCGGCGACGCCCAGAAGCTCG TGTCTGCCGTATTTAGTCTCGCCAACAAGCTTCAGCCCGCCATTATCTTCATCGATGAGGTTGATAGTTTCTTGGGACAGCGCCGGAACACAGACCATGAAGCTTTGACTAATATGAAGACAGAGTTCATGTCTCTTTGGGACGGTTTCACCACCGATC AGAATGCTCGTGTGATGGTGCTTGCTGCTACAAACAGACCTTCTGAGCTAGATGAGGCCATCCTCAGGCGCTTCACGCAGATATTTGAAATTGGGGTTCCTGCTCGCAGTGAAAGAAGCAAGATACTTGAGGTTATATTGAAGGGAGAAAATATCGAGTCTAACATTGATTATGATTACATTGCCAGTTTGTGTGAGGGCTTTACTGGGTCAGACATCCTAGAACTGTGCAAGCAGGCTGCATTCTATCCTATCAGGGAGATTTTGAACAGCGAGAAAGATGGGACAAGAGCAAAT AGTCCAAGACCCTTGAGGCAATCGGACCTGGAGAAAGCTTTGTCAACATCTAGAAAGGGAAAGAAGGCCGCAAGCGGTGCGACATCGGGTCTCCAGTCACCTGTGTGGATCCGGCCATCGGATCCCGAAGATGACCAGGTACAGAGcgcaatctttgagatatctaaGCTGATGTCTCGAATAGTTCAGAACAGTCAGTCGGAACCGCAGGAGCCATCTTCACCTTAA
- the LOC119341682 gene encoding ras-related protein RABA3-like, with the protein MEEDYVFKVVVIGDSGVGKTQLLGRFTRGEFCLDSKSTIGIEFQTRTVDIAGRRVKAQIWDTAGQERYRAVTSAYYRGALGAMLVYDVTRRDSFAHVARWVAELRAHADKSIVVALVGNKADLAAAAPGRREVGADEAEAFAEEQGLFFYEASALSGDNVEAAFLGLLEEIHATVSRKPLEAARGNGDGDDDVLVLKGISLSQELSMMETSAMKTPSRCSSCST; encoded by the coding sequence ATGGAGGAGGACTACGTGTTCAAGGTGGTGGTGATCGGCGACTCGGGGGTGGGGAAGACGCAGCTGCTGGGGCGCTTCACGCGGGGCGAGTTCTGCCTCGACTCCAAGTCCACCATCGGCATCGAGTTCCAGACGCGCACCGTCGACATCGCCGGCCGCCGCGTCAAGGCCCAGATATGGGACACCGCCGGCCAGGAGCGCTACCGGGCCGTCACCAGCGCCTACTACCGGGGCGCGCTGGGCGCCATGCTCGTCTACGACGTCACGCGCCGGGACAGCTTCGCCCACGTCGCCCGCTGGGTCGCCGAGCTCCGCGCCCACGCCGACAAGTCCATCGTCGTCGCGCTCGTCGGCAACAAGGCCGACCTCGCCGCCGCTGCGCCGGGGCGCCGCGAGGTGGGGGCCGACGAGGCCGAGGCCTTCGCGGAGGAGCAGGGGCTCTTCTTCTACGAGGCGTCCGCGCTCAGCGGCGACAACGTCGAGGCCGCCTTCCTCGGCCTGCTCGAGGAGATCCACGCCACTGTGTCCAGGAAGCCGCTGGAGGCGGCCAGAGGcaacggtgacggcgacgacgacgtCCTGGTGCTCAAGGGCATTTCTCTGTCTCAAGAGCTGTCCATGATGGAGACCAGCGCCATGAAAACACCAAGCAGGTGCTCTTCATGCTCGACGTGA